Proteins co-encoded in one Pirellulales bacterium genomic window:
- a CDS encoding HAMP domain-containing sensor histidine kinase, producing MPNPPIKGPHSRPRGGFDRGGSVALQERRDQPAKADRQTDHPVRSLSHDMTAIFMLLDNSFGQLKQMLSDRRRKQTRAQADSAVKAIAERVAHVEVCMREAKRFLGDLATLARTGSVQMDPERVELSKVLADVLFELREPLAERGVQAEVAPDFPAVWCNTARAKQVLTNLVRNAVKHGCDPRDPRITISHRRRLGTDGARLAEITIHDNGLGIPAESHSEVFLPGSRLPTAHPGERLDCWWKICSVGRSVAEGGCPRNVILN from the coding sequence ATGCCCAATCCGCCGATCAAAGGCCCGCATTCGCGACCGCGCGGCGGTTTTGACCGCGGCGGATCGGTCGCGCTCCAGGAGCGTCGCGATCAACCGGCGAAAGCCGATCGCCAGACCGATCATCCGGTGCGATCGCTATCGCACGACATGACGGCGATCTTCATGCTGCTCGACAATTCATTCGGCCAGCTCAAGCAGATGTTGAGCGATCGCCGGCGGAAGCAGACTCGCGCACAGGCCGATTCGGCGGTCAAGGCTATTGCCGAGCGAGTGGCGCACGTCGAGGTTTGTATGAGGGAAGCAAAGCGATTCCTCGGCGATCTGGCAACGCTCGCCCGAACTGGCAGCGTGCAGATGGACCCTGAGCGGGTTGAGTTGTCGAAGGTACTGGCCGACGTGCTGTTCGAGCTGCGCGAGCCGTTGGCGGAGCGCGGAGTGCAAGCCGAGGTCGCTCCGGACTTTCCGGCAGTCTGGTGCAACACAGCTCGCGCCAAGCAAGTGCTTACGAATCTCGTCCGCAACGCGGTCAAGCACGGCTGCGATCCGCGCGATCCTCGAATCACGATCTCGCACCGGCGCCGGCTAGGAACCGACGGGGCACGACTGGCCGAAATCACGATCCACGACAACGGCTTGGGCATACCGGCCGAGTCTCACTCCGAAGTTTTCCTTCCCGGCAGCCGCCTGCCAACCGCACATCCGGGTGAGCGTCTCGATTGTTGGTGGAAAATCTGCT
- a CDS encoding type II toxin-antitoxin system HicB family antitoxin encodes MKYAVNLEESDEGFAVSVPGLPGCHSQGATEAEALANITDAIREYLDVVTDLAKSSGVRQVQVEV; translated from the coding sequence ATGAAATACGCCGTCAATCTTGAAGAATCGGACGAGGGGTTCGCTGTCTCGGTGCCCGGCCTCCCGGGTTGTCACTCACAGGGAGCCACGGAGGCGGAGGCACTCGCGAATATAACCGACGCCATCCGAGAGTATCTTGATGTCGTCACCGATTTGGCGAAGTCGTCCGGTGTCAGGCAGGTTCAGGTCGAGGTCTAG